GGATTAATTCACGCATGTTGGCGTCAATTTATTGCGAGATTAATCTCGTGACGAAACTCATCGCAACAGCTATGCATCGCGGTTGCAACGCTCGCTGTCTCTGTGTCATTATATATCGAGATGCAATTCTCAGATACGACGTATCGAGTGCGAGACTAGTCGAGCTCTTGGTCGGCGACGCAACGCGCTCGAAAATGTCACGGGGACTTTCTAAAGGAGCCGGAAAAGGTGGCGCGATCCGACGTCGACTATTTAGATTTACATATCCGTATCCGCTGCATCGATGCTTTTTAATCCTCGAAAGATTTTATTTGACCCGGAGGCAACTGATAAACCagtactattttatttgattggCCCACAACTGGGAGCTTCTCGACTATTTGTAATCTATTTTGCTTTTTCACTTTCTGCTTTGTTTAATTGTACAAATCTGACGCATATTGTCATGCAAATATGAGTGAGTCAGTGAGGAAGTTCTACTTATAAGGGTGCAAAGTTGAATAACTTGAGGAACTTAACGTACCAGTGTTACATTTGTTCATTCTTTACATTCATGTAATTCTTGCTTAATATAACTTTGTATTTGCATTTACTTTCAACCATCTCTTCATAATTCTCTCATTAGATATGCCAGTAGTCTATCGGGGCCCACTGGCCctctatagctcgggtacctcgggattgctaaacccgtactgtagctgcaatcaaacatagctacagcccctgagggcaaaTGCAAATACGATAATGCGTTATGTAATGCATTGTTTCTTAAACGTTCCATCGATGATGAGACACTTTCCAGCCTTCCAAGGTGTCTAACTTCCAGTCCAAAATGTTTAACTCTTTTCTCATatgtttcgtttcctttctttcattGATTTCAACAAGCTCTCCTCTCGCAACGCTTCTCCTTATTCCTCGATGCCAGTTTTTTCTCTGTCTCGTATACTTCAGAAGGCATCCGCCAGCTTTCACGAAAATGATGGCTACGTCTCTCCCAGTCCCGCGGCGTGGTAGCCGCAATAAAGAGATGAAATTCGAAGCCGGCGATGACGATAATCGATCGTTGCCACGGGATTGAGCGATCGAAATCGCGCGCGTAATAATCTCAGGCTGCGAaggtattttaatatataatagttaCACGGTGCGCCACGATCGTATCTGCGGTTCATTTGACGTCTGGGTCATTCCTCATTAAATTGGCCGTTTCTCTCGAAGGATTTTCATGAGATTCAATTATGACGCAGTCCATGTAAAATTAGGaggggtttaagtcatcgttgCATGAATCtcgacattttaaaaaaaatacagatcTTCGAAGTCGACTTAACCCCTTGACCAATGCGCTACCTTCCGATTGCTCGAGCCATAGTAAATAGGAAGGTAGGAAGTCCGAACAAAGTACCAAGAGTCAGACTCGTGTTTATTCTTTATGGATTTCTTACTGCGAGTCTCACTAGTGGTTGTAGACCAAAGGGTTAACTGTAAAACTTAAGAACTTTGATTGTTCTTGTTTCACTCGCAAGATCCCGTTCTTCCCAGGGCTTTCTTTACCCGACAAGGTTAAAAATTACTCTTTATATGTCGTACGAGTAGGGGACACTGCTCGAATATGTATTACCTGATTGGAACCGTACTTCCCGTgtgaagtttgaaaaatatcaaaaagcGACGCGAGCAGGTGAGAACCCCCTACTTAGATCACTTTCTGGTTTACGACGAGAAACTGCCATTTTCTTTCAGACACACTGTACTGTTCTCTGAAGAAATCaccattacattttcattgattcgataaaataataagtcgAGGGCCCGTCGCATCGATACCCTTTACTTAGCGGCGCAACGATCCATGACAAAACGGCGCATTTACGACGTGACGTTAATCGTCCCGGTGTGTCGGTGATCGTCAATTAAAGCGAACCGTGGACGcgacttcgttaaaaatttcagaacTGCGACAGCTGCGGAACCCTTGAGCCGAGGCGTCGTCTTTAACTGGGAGCGATTTTGGCAGGTGGCCATCGGCACCTGCCCATCTCAACGAGAACCTCGTCAATTCGAAAGCGTAATTTATATGTCGCTACACGGAATATTCGATCCTCCGGGAAACAACTTGGTGATTCATCGTTGCCAGTCGACCAACGAGATTTAAGACGATACGAAATGCCACGGGCCGTACAAGCTCGCGAACAACGTTCCTTCGCTCAGGGatataagaattattaatGGAACTATAAACGCGAAATTATTGTACGCGTGTCTTGCTTCATTTGGGTAACTTATGTGAACGTGTTGAGGAAATCAATAACTCCAACTGCGAAAGGAATAAGAAAACAATGATTTATTGAATGGAGGCCTTCGGTTTAACGTTGTATTAGATACCCCTTATGAGTTGGTAACTCATTATGACGTTctgttgtttgtttttgtttgctCTTGGTAAATTTATAGTGAAGATATCCTTCTGAGAAGGAGCACTATTTACTATTCCTAGAGGATACTAGCGTTAATTCTTAAGAAAACAATGATCTTCTTTGTTCTTGATTAACTTGTTCAAGATgttaagtttttaattgtttttttcgcAGATATCCGGAATCGAGGTTAGCAAAATTGTTCAATGGCAGCATCCCCATCGTTCTAGACTCCCTGAAGCAGCACTATTTCATCGACAGGGACGGAGGGATGTTCAGACACATACTGAATTTTATGAGGAACTCCCGTCTCCTTATACCGGAGAACTTTGCCGATTTGGATCTGCTGCTGGAAGAAGCGCGGTACTTCGACATTGCACGTaagagaatttcttttctttttctctatctaTTTTGTCCAAAAATGATCATTCGTACACTTCTCTGTGAATTgtagaacattttttaattaacaagatCTTACAGATGAAGAATAATCTTATTTtgacaattgaaaatttcttgaactttttgtaattaattttacgaaagCATACCgttaaattgaacaaaagaCGTTATCCAGAAAAGccgttattatttaatctcgGACGAAAATCTGAACGGTTGCTGGACACCGTGCGCCAGACAGACAACTTCCTTGGCTTCTGTAGCCAGGCGAAAGATCACCGTGCAAAGTCGATAAATCGTGCTATCTGAGCGCCGGAATCTCTCCTTGGATCATTTTTCCTGCCATTAACCGGCAATACCAGCAGCTCaggaaattcatattatacCGCATTAAACGCCAATATCTCGATAACGGGGAATCATGACAAACGTTTTCGTAGTCGTGGAATTGCAATAACTGTTGTATCGTTCGATCTCGTTAAATCAACATGCCCCACTTTCTCTGGGCGTTCCAAaggtaatttttcaatttaggGATAAACACGTTGAGTGGCTTAACTAATGTTATACTTTTCATTGCTATTTAAGGTACTCGGTCCCCGAAGTATACAGTAAACATAGTTTGCCTTTGAGGTACGGATATGCAAAAGATACGCACTTGTGCTAAATAAATTGTTGGtattattatgttaatttatgaaatatttatctgcGTATGTTGTGGACGTATGAGTGAAGGAAATAATTCTTCGTGAAGTAATTAATCGAAGTTTTAGAATAACTTTTTAAAGATCGACTTTGTTTTACGAGGGCTCAAATATTTGAAccgtttgattttttttcgagTAGTTCGCATTTTTTTCGAACAGTCCGTCGATTTCAAGTAGTTCGGAAATTCAAacgctcgactcgactcgaacAATCAAATCGAGTTCAAGCGTGGTAAAGGCCTAAtgcaagtagaaacagcgagTCATGGACAGACACGGTAGCTTAGCTCACGACGTTCCCAAACTATGCAACTAGCCCAAAATACAATCCAACGATCCTCTGTTGCAGCCATGTGCAGGCAGCTGGAGCAGATGAAGAAGGAGCGCATAAAAAATGgctcgacgacgacgacgacgacgatgtcCTCGTCCTCGCCGAGTCCACCGCCGTCCAACCAACTGGGTAGCCGCGGAACGGGGTGCACGACGGTGCCCTGCAACCGGGACACCGACAAGCTTCGCAACAACGACGGAAATTGTAACTACGAGTGCGTCGCCCTCCACGTCAGCCCAGATTTAGGCGAACGAGTGATGCTGTCGGGAGGTCGAGCGCTGCTCGACGAGGTGTTCCCAGAAACTACCCAAGCTGTGATCGACGCTAGGTCAGGAGTCGCCTGGCACCAACAGGATGCCCGTCACGTGATCAGGTTCCCATTGAACGGATACTGCAAGCTGAACTCCGTCCAGGCCATCGCGAGGCTTCTGAACGCTGGTTTCCGCGTGGTGGCCAGCAACGGCGGCGGCGTCGAGGGACAACAGTTCTCGGAGTACCTGTTCGTCCGACAAGCCGTCAACACCTGACGGAGCACTGCGCACCAGCGCAAAACGAGCTCGAGGACGGTTCGTTGCATCCAACGCGACCACGACCCCGAGTGAGTTGTCCAGGAGAAGACTCGTCAAGACTGCGTCACGGGCTAATGATTCGATCGTTTCTGGCGACGATACTGAGCTTTCGGGGATCGTTTGACTGATGTCGCAATCGTGCGCTTGTTCTCGTTCCCCAGGTCGAGACAGGTGATGGAAGGGACTGTATCTTATGAATGAGTTcgaggaaggaaaaagaattgtttgaCTGAATGGTTTGGGGATCATTCCTTGTAGGAAAAATATGTTGCATTGTTTGATCCTTTTGATAATCTTACGACAGAGTAGAAGGAAACtatattgttaatataattttcccaTGGTTTTACACTACCGTGATAGCTGCTCAAAAAGGTAATGAAGAAGTCAATCTAGGAGTCCGGAAAATTAGagtgatatttgaatttttttttaaccagtCGGCTGTGGCGTCCTCTTTTTAGAGGGCGCATCTATGTGTATCGTGAGAATCAAGCTACGATAGGTATAGTCGTCAAACACAGAGTAATATTGGATCGCAAA
The sequence above is drawn from the Hylaeus volcanicus isolate JK05 chromosome 2, UHH_iyHylVolc1.0_haploid, whole genome shotgun sequence genome and encodes:
- the LOC128884709 gene encoding BTB/POZ domain-containing protein Tiwaz is translated as MFPSAQIKMRLLSPSSSPATSPTMSNSSSPTPPTPAAPAYNQKMTGIPCVAAASRYTAPVHIDVGGTIYTSSLETLTKYPESRLAKLFNGSIPIVLDSLKQHYFIDRDGGMFRHILNFMRNSRLLIPENFADLDLLLEEARYFDIAPMCRQLEQMKKERIKNGSTTTTTTMSSSSPSPPPSNQLGSRGTGCTTVPCNRDTDKLRNNDGNCNYECVALHVSPDLGERVMLSGGRALLDEVFPETTQAVIDARSGVAWHQQDARHVIRFPLNGYCKLNSVQAIARLLNAGFRVVASNGGGVEGQQFSEYLFVRQAVNT